The DNA region TATATGTATTTTTATATATAAAAACATGATGTTCAAGTAAGTTCCTGATCTGTTCCTGTATACTTGTGTATCAATACTGCAAATATAAGAATTTATTCAAATTATTTAAGCAGGTCTGCCTTTGATTTTTCTGAACAAAAACTTATTTTTCATGAACTATGATTATCTTTGATTGTTTACCATAATGTTGTACATATGAGAATAGCGCTGGCATTTTCAGGAGGTGGCTACAGGGCTTCAGCCTTTAATCTGGGAGTTATCACTTACCTGAACAGGGTTTCGGTTGACGGTGCAACTTTACTTGATAAAGTCACAGCACTTTCAACGGTATCCGGTGGAACCATCACCGGGGCAAAATATGCTTTGGGTATTAAAAAGGGGGAAACCCTGGAAGAGATCTATGCTTCCTTATACCGTTTTTTCCTGAACACCGATCTGATATCGGGAAGCATTGAACGTTTATGCAGTACGGAGAATTGGGACCAACCAAGGGTAAAAAGCCTGATCAGTGCCTTTGCGGACCTTTATGACGACTTACTGTTCCAAAAAGACAAATTCGGGGTTCTCCTGGATGAAAAGCATCCGATACACCTGAAACACATATCATTTAATGCTACCGAATTTTCAACGGGACTGCAATTCCGCTTTCAGGTATCGGAAAAAATATTTTCCCCCATAACCGGTATTCCCTATGATGGTATCATCGGTAATTTTAACAACAATATTTCCGGTAAGGTAGCCAAAGATATCAGGATGGCAGATATCCTGGCCGCTTCTTCCTGTTTTCCGGGAGGATTTGAGCCGATTAATTTCCCTACTGATTTTGTCCTTCCGGATACGGACGAGATCATCCGGCTCAGGAAAAATAAAAAATATCCGATAGGCTTGATGGACGGAGGAATTGTCGATAATCAGGGAATAGAGCCCTTGTTACTTGCCGAAAACCGGATGAGACTCAACAGCCTGAATCCGGACCAGTGTAACTTCGACCTGATCATTGTATCGGATGTTTCCAGTCCTTATATGGAGGGTTTTACTGCGAGCATACAGCAAAAAGAGAATTGGTGGCGGCGACTGACATTGCAGAGAGTTAAACTGGTTACTTTTTTTACGGTATTGGTTGCTGCCGGATTGATGGTATTGGCCATCCGGGAAAAGTCCATTGTACTTTCCGTTACGGCAACCATACTCTTTACATTGTCATCCATAGTAGCACTGTTGTTCCTATGGATCAAAAAACAATTAAAAAATATCGGTATCCTTGATGTATCGAAACTAAAAAAATTCAGGCATCTAAAGCTTATTGTATTCGAAAACCTTTTAAAGAACAGAGTCCTATCCATATTAAGACTGACCGGCAGCGTATTTATGAAACATATCCGCCGGTTAAATTTCCGTTCGGTATATGAAAACGACTATTGGGCCAACCGTCGTATCATGAATGCTATTTATGAATTAAGGGCCGGAGAAAAGAACACTGAAAAAAGATTTGAAAAAGGAGAATTGGACGATTACCTGAAACCTTCGGCGAAAATACAGGAAGTGTCCTCAATCGCTGCCGGAATGGAAACTACCTTATGGTTTGAAAAAAGACACTGGGATGCCAGGGTGCCCGATTCCCTGATTGCTTGCGGACAATACAGTATTTGCTGGAACCTGCTAGGTTATATCGGACAAATCAAACGGGATACCACCAATACCAATAAAAACCATCAGCTTTTACTCTCATGTGAGGATTTTCTGAGGAAAGACTGGGAAAAATTCAAGGAAAACCCTTACTGGCTCGTGGAAAAATACCAACAGGAAATGTCACTTCTGTCTAAGTAACTGTATTTTAAAGGTATATATTTCCAAAAAGTCATCTATTACTATTCTTTATCCGATTCAGCATCTGAATAAACAGGTTCAGCTATAAGAAAGAACAACTCTGCAACTAATGTTCAACAAGGTGGTTGTCATCCTTTTTCTTTGCGGCTAGTAACCATTAAAATATAAAGAAAATGAATACACTAATTCCGCTGGTAATGCTAACCGTGCTTTCAACCCATGTCATTAAAGCACAAAACTGTGACATTCACCCATACATTTATCTTAAAATGAGTGATGTTCAGGCGAAAGTGCCTGAAAGTCAAAAATATGAAATCATCGTAAAACGTCAGGGCTCTGATCCTGTCAATGGCGCAAAGATCTTTGCAGATGCAGCCAAAGGTATTTATTATGCTAAAGGCAAAGATTCGTTAAAGTGGGAGAATGTAACTACATCAAAAATAAAAAGTATCCATCACGACTTTTCGGAAGGAACACCGCTGCCTGTACTCAACCATTTTACATACAAATCCATGTCGGCCCCTTTTATGAATGAAGATTTCTACAAAAATATTCCTCAGGACCAGGTAGATTGGGCCATGATGCTGTTGACAGATGCATTCATGATGCATGAATATAAATTACTTATACTCGATAGCCTGGAATTTAATCGTCCCTATCTGCCCCGGGACATGTCAGGCAATGATATTGTCATGAGTGGGCTTGATTTTAATTTTGCAAGTGAATATCTGCAATTTTTATGGGATAGTTTTACCATATATAATGATAAGCTATGTGCTGTAGTTCGGTTCGAATCTTTTTTTAATCTGATGGGCAACCGACAGTCAAAAGGAAGATCCATGTACTACGGAGAAATGTTCATATCTTTAGATAATAAACAGATTGAATATGCAAGGATGGTGGAAGATGTGGTTCTCCAACAAAAAGAATCGAAAGAAAAATGGATGGACATGCAACGTTTGGTAGTATTGAATAAGGTAAAATAATCAGTAAATTCGTCAACCATGAAAAAACATAAAAAAATAAGAGGTTTTGTTGCGGCTGTATTATTCAGTTATGGTATAGTTGTGTTGTTACGGTGGATACAGGATGCCGATCCGTTTCATCTGCCGACCCTTATTATTTTAGGCACATCTGTATTAATTATCGTTCTGCTAATCAATCTTATTGTTAATAAGATGTTTTCATCAATTTCCAATATGCCGGTGGTGCCATTGAAAAAAAAGTTAGTACCGTCATTTATCCTGTTCGCTGTTTTTACATTTTTTATTTCTTTCACCGTGTTTTTTTCGGGAATGTATATTTTATACAGAGTGGAAGGATGGGATACCAGTCAGTTCCTAACCCATATATTTCAAAGACAGTTTGGAGGAGCATTTCTATCCGTAACCATTGGCGTTTTAATGGCGCCCGTTGCTTTCTTCTATAAGATTTGGCGGCAGGCAGTTGACCGGGAACAACAGTTACGCGAAGAAAACCTGAAATATAAATACCGGACTTTAAAAACCCAGGTAAATCCCCATTTCCTGTTCAACAGCCTGAATACCCTTTCGGAACTTGTATATGTGGATGCAAAGAAAGCAGACAATTATATCCACAAGCTAGCGGGTATTTACAGGTATATTCTCGAACATGAGGAAACTGACCTGATACCCCTGGATGAAGAATTGGAGTTTGTAAAGCAGTATTTTGAGTTGCAGAAAGAACGTGCCGGAAATAGCATACTTCTGGATATGGATGTTGAAAATGCATCTCAATTTAACATAATCCCCATATCCTTGCAAATACTGGTGGAAAATGCCTTAAAACATAATTCTGCTTCCGAAGAAAATCCGTTGAAGATCTGCATTGATAATAATGACGGATATATCATTGTTTCTAATAATATGCAGAGAAAAAGCATATTGAATGATTCTCCCGGGACAGGTCTGGTAAATCTGGAGCAAAGAACCAAACTGATCACAGGACGGGAAATTATCCGAAGCCAGGAAAACGGGTTGTTTATCGTTAAACTTCCGGTTATCAGCACATCAGAATAAAAATAACTGCACCGGATGACTTTTTAAATGTTATATTTGATATATTGCCATTAAATCAATGTTTCAATGAAGGTATTAATTATAGAAGATGAACGTCCTGCGGCAGAGAAGTTATCCCGCTTATTAGAGGAGATAAACCCGGATATCAAAATAGTGGATATCCTCAAATCAGTGGAGCAATCTATCAACTGGCTCAACTCCAACCCCAATCCGGATTTGATCTTTATGGATATTCAACTGCAGGACGGAATCAGTTTTGAGATTTTTGAAAATTGCGAGGTGAAAGTACCGGTAATTTTCACAACGGCTTATGACGAATATGCATTAAAAGCTTTCAAGGTAAACAGTATCGATTACCTCCTGAAACCAATTGTTATTGATGAATTAAAAACAGCATTGAATAAGTTTCATTCTCTTCATGTTCACCAACCGGACTATTCAAAGCTGGAAACCATAGTCCGTCAACTTCAGCCCAAAACGAAGGAGCGGTTTTTAATCAGGATCGGCGAACACTACAGGTCTATACCTGTAACAGATATCAACTGTTTTTACATCATGGAACGGAACACCTTTATTCTAACGAATACAGGTAAAAGCTA from Bacteroidales bacterium includes:
- a CDS encoding patatin-like phospholipase family protein → MRIALAFSGGGYRASAFNLGVITYLNRVSVDGATLLDKVTALSTVSGGTITGAKYALGIKKGETLEEIYASLYRFFLNTDLISGSIERLCSTENWDQPRVKSLISAFADLYDDLLFQKDKFGVLLDEKHPIHLKHISFNATEFSTGLQFRFQVSEKIFSPITGIPYDGIIGNFNNNISGKVAKDIRMADILAASSCFPGGFEPINFPTDFVLPDTDEIIRLRKNKKYPIGLMDGGIVDNQGIEPLLLAENRMRLNSLNPDQCNFDLIIVSDVSSPYMEGFTASIQQKENWWRRLTLQRVKLVTFFTVLVAAGLMVLAIREKSIVLSVTATILFTLSSIVALLFLWIKKQLKNIGILDVSKLKKFRHLKLIVFENLLKNRVLSILRLTGSVFMKHIRRLNFRSVYENDYWANRRIMNAIYELRAGEKNTEKRFEKGELDDYLKPSAKIQEVSSIAAGMETTLWFEKRHWDARVPDSLIACGQYSICWNLLGYIGQIKRDTTNTNKNHQLLLSCEDFLRKDWEKFKENPYWLVEKYQQEMSLLSK
- a CDS encoding histidine kinase; protein product: MKKHKKIRGFVAAVLFSYGIVVLLRWIQDADPFHLPTLIILGTSVLIIVLLINLIVNKMFSSISNMPVVPLKKKLVPSFILFAVFTFFISFTVFFSGMYILYRVEGWDTSQFLTHIFQRQFGGAFLSVTIGVLMAPVAFFYKIWRQAVDREQQLREENLKYKYRTLKTQVNPHFLFNSLNTLSELVYVDAKKADNYIHKLAGIYRYILEHEETDLIPLDEELEFVKQYFELQKERAGNSILLDMDVENASQFNIIPISLQILVENALKHNSASEENPLKICIDNNDGYIIVSNNMQRKSILNDSPGTGLVNLEQRTKLITGREIIRSQENGLFIVKLPVISTSE
- a CDS encoding LytTR family DNA-binding domain-containing protein, which produces MKVLIIEDERPAAEKLSRLLEEINPDIKIVDILKSVEQSINWLNSNPNPDLIFMDIQLQDGISFEIFENCEVKVPVIFTTAYDEYALKAFKVNSIDYLLKPIVIDELKTALNKFHSLHVHQPDYSKLETIVRQLQPKTKERFLIRIGEHYRSIPVTDINCFYIMERNTFILTNTGKSYPVDYSLDKIEQLADPKLFFRVNRNFIIHFYAIKDIIVYSSNRLKIILNDRIEQEDILVSRERVADFKKWMDR